In the Candidatus Neomarinimicrobiota bacterium genome, TATTAATCCCGGCGTTATCAAGGTCTTTTCGTCCCCGCCAGAGCGCGGATTCGTCCGGTCGAGGAAAATGGTGTTGTTGAAGTGAGAAAAATGACTAAATTGTACAGAATATTCGATATCTAACGCAACGAGGGAGGTATTGCAATGGCTACCTACATCACACTAATGAAGTTCACACAGAAAGGCGTAGAGAACATTAAAGGAGGACCAACGCGACTCGATCAAGCTAAAAAAATGTTCAGTTCTAAGGGCGCAGAGTTGAAGGAGTTTTTCCTCGTCATGGGGCAATATGATGCAGTAGTGATCACCGAAGAACCGGATGATTCAACAGCTGCTGGCCTTAGGCTCGCAATCGGCTCACTGGGGAATGTCTCTACAGAGACAATGCGCGCCTTTACGGAAGAGGAATACAGAGATATTATCGATGGATTGGCATAGATCTTAATCTCGGTAAGCTTATTGTTACTCTCATTAAGCTTCTATATCAATCTTTTCCAAGAGGTGACTAAACTCTACCGGCTCCAGGGAGGTCCGCCAGCCGGTGGATTCGTCCGGACGAGGAAGGTGGTGTTGCTGAAATAACAATGGAATTAGGACTTTTGAATATTATAAGAATGAAGTTATAGAGTTGATATATAAAGTCCAAGCGAGATTTAATCAAAGCAAATCCAAAGAGTTTTATCAGTTGCTTACCGGTGGGAGTTTAGAAGATCAAGTGCCTGATGGTCCGGAAATTCTGGCCTCGATGGATAGAGCTACGATGGATTCGTCGGGTTTAGTTAGATGGACAGAATTATGTTATTGTTCTCCTCCTTTGAAACATGAACGAGCAACGGTTTATGATGAATATTTCTCTGATTTGGAAACCGAGGAGACAAAGAGTCATGAAAAATTTGAAGGAGAATCATTCATAAATCATATTTCTAAGTTTTAATGCTTTTGACTTTATAGTGCATAACAGGGATTATATGCAAACCGGCGATTTTGTCCGAACTCGTAAAATGCTCCTGTTGAAGTGAGGACAAATCAGTCTCCTATTTTTAAAAAAGAGTAACCGGTGGTTCATAATTAGATGTAGGGGCGGGTCGATGACCAGCCCTCAGAAATTCAAAACCGTTAAAACGGTTGAATCGCTGACTGGTGTTATCACTAACCCCTGACTTAAGTCAGGGGTCAACAGGAAGGATCACAAATACCCAAACCATTTCAATGGTTTACTATTAAGAAATAATCCGATCGATCCCCTCTAACAACCGGCCCGCCCATCTGACCGCTTGCCGGGCAGGACATTAGTCTGGCGGGGAGGGGTGTCTTCCGGCTCAGCCGGAGGACCGCACAAAAACATGGGACGCAGATCTGCGTCCCCTACGTTTGTCGAGACGAAGAAAATGCTCTTGTTGAAGTAATGTTCCTAAAAGAATAGGTTCTGGAACGTATAAGAATATTTTATTATTATGCTTCTCGATTCTGAGCTCGGCGGGACAGGAAAGACATCAGACCGGTCTTCGTTGAGCAGCTCCGAATAGACAATATACAGATCGTTTCCTTCGCGGGGGTTGTAGCGCAGTCTTACGTTTAGACTTGTTTGTCTGGTATCACTGTTAATTTGAAAAAAGGCATTGCCTGTAATTTCGGTGTTCAATGCAGCCTTGATCTTAATTCGGATGATGTTCCCATCGAATTCCTGATCCCGGTCGTCAAACCGGATTCTGTTGAACAGATACGCGCCTCCGATTTCGAGATGAGGCGAAATGCTCCAGGAGGGTTCGACTCCGATAGAGCGTTGAGTGCCGTCAAAGAACGTTCCGGCATTGACACTAAAGTTCGCTCTTATATTCCTTCCCCATGGAGTTTGATAGAATCCGTTAAATGTGGTGAAAGTGTACTTTCCGATTGGAACGGAGACATCGTCGGATAACTCAAAAACTTCATCGAGGTCTTCGTATCTCCGTTCGAAATTAACGGAAGCGAAAGCGCCCGATTTAAAACTGAGATTGAATTGGGGACCGAAATTTGTCGATTCCCTGCTTTCGTCCGAATTTCGTAGATAGACTTCGCCGTTGAATCGCACTATGTAGTTGTAAATCGAGGAGTTCTTATCGGCGAACCTGCCGTAAAAGAGGCTGTTCCCGAATCTTTTATAATCCTCTCTCGTGATGAAGCCGATCCCCGGTTTGTAACCCGGCGCCGACCAAGAGTAAGAAAGATTATATCCGAAACCCGTATTTGTTCTTTTTTTCCACGAAGTTCGCAGACGTGCCGTTTCATTAAAGCTGCTGAATCCGGCGTCCGACAGCGTATCATCAAACGACTGAGCGAGGGCGAACGAAAAGTAGTCGTCACCGAATACCCTGTAAAGGCCGTCAATTCCCGCCGCTATGTTGTTATTCCCTTTATCGTTAAGTCGGGATGTAAGCATCCCTCCTATAAACGAATTTTCGTTTATGACATTCTTCCGCAACCGGAGGACACCGAAGTTTTCGGAGGGAAGTCCTGAGCTTTCCGCCGTTTGCATATTTATCGCTCCCAAGTCCCAGCTGCCGATGCGGCCTACCAATCGCGCTCCGCCGTAAATTCGTACGGGATCGCCATCCTCTGTGAGCCCGATAGTTCTGCTGTAAAAGAGGCTCGTCGGACCGCCCGTTGAAAAATCAAATATGCTTGACCGCTCGAGAAAGAAGAGCCGTTTTTCAGGAAAGAAGAGCGAAAAACGGGTCAGGTTGACCTGCTCGTCGTCAACTTCCACTTGAGCGAAATCGGTGTTGATCGTTGCGTCAAGTGTGAGATTACTCGATACGGCGTACTTGACGTCAACACCGAATTCTTTGGTTGGCTCATCATCGAAATCGTACCCGGTTTCGGCATCATTCAGAGTATATGCGTGTCCGCCGCCGCCCAATCCGTAGGGAGTTATATACAGAGGGTTTTGGCTGTAAATGCCTTCAAGGAGTACATCCTGAGCGACAGAAGGTTTAACTACCGCCCAGTCCCATTTGGGCGGAATTGCGGGATAAATAGCGGTTTCGTTTTTTCTCGCTATATATCTCCATGTTATCAAACCCATCACCACCCTGCCGTTCTCATCCTGGAATCTCAGACTGGAAAACGGAATGCGCATTTCAACAAACCAGCCTTCGTCATTCTTGACTACTTCCACGTCCCAGAACGTATTCCAGCTGTTGTTCCAGGGAGGATCTCCCGACGATTCTGCGTCATTGTATATCGCCACTTCGTTTCTGATTCCCGCCGGTGTGGTGAAAAACCCCAATGCGGTTTCGTTATCATTATAAGAGTCCAATACTAATCCAAAATGGTCATCCGCCGGTGTCGAACCGTCTCTGTCTAAGGCGTTTCCCATTACTCCGGAAGGATCGGAATCGTATAATTTTGCCGCCGCATAGATGAACTCATCGTCATAAGCGATTTTGATCTCCGTTTTTTCGGTGAGTACGCCTCTAAAAGTGGGTGCGTTCATAATCAGCGGATAAGGCTTTATCGCCTGCCACGCATCTTCATCGGAGATTCCGTCGATTTTAACGTCTCCGAAAATTCGCTGCAGGGGAATCACGTCCTGAGCCTTTAAAGCAGTCGAGAACAAGATTATCATCATCAACATAACTACCAATAAAATCTTTGTGGTATTTAACGTGGAAGTCATTATTCGTAATTTTACCGGTGAGAAGCTTTTGAATCAAGATTGAATGTTCAGCCGATTTGTAAGCAAAACTACGGGAGGTGTGAGATTCGTGAGCTACTTTGCTCGTAGAAACTGAAGATAGGAACTTTTAATTGGTAAAAAAACTAATTAGAATCAGACATAAACCGACAGGGACTCTGTTAGCCGAGGGTCCGATAGGATGGGGGATAACACCGTTCGAGGGTAATTATTACGTCCGCAAGAAATATATGAAAACGGACGCTTTTCGACCGAACTTTATCCCCGGGATATGCTCGTATAAGTTTTTATATGTCTGGATGGACTTGAAACTGAGTGAAAATCAAATCTCAAAAAACCTCGGGTGGCTCTACTGGCTGCCCAATCCGCTGTTCCCGTTTATCTGGTACCGCATCGGACTTCCGGGGAATCATCCCGATTTGGAAATCGAAAGATTCGATCTATCCGAACGGAACAGCTGAACAGCACATTCATGGCTGAATAGCATCTAATATTTGGCATCCCATTTCATATTTCTGAGCGTTATCTTACGTCATTATGTTAACCATAGATGACATTAAAGCCGCACGACAGATTGTTTACAAACACTTAAAACCCACACCTCTGTACCATTATGCCGGATTGAGCGAGCTGCTCGGAACAGAAGTCCGGGTCAAGCATGAAAATCATCAACCTGTCGGCGCATTCAAAGTGCGGGGCGGGCTCAATCTCGCCGCGAGTCTGAATGACGATGAGAAAAAGGCGGGGTTATTTACGGCATCAAGCGGTAATCACGGACAAAGCATCGCCTTTGCGTGCAGGGCGTATGGAATTAAAGCTACCATAGCCGTCCCGGAAAATGCAAACCCGGAAAAAGTGGCTTTGATGAGGGGACTGGGAGCCGAAGTTCTTTTTCATGGGGAGGATTTCGACGGCGCCCGTGAATGGATGGCTGGAATCGCCAGAGAGAAAGGCGGAAGATTCATAAGCCCTACGGATGATGAACTGATATGCGGAGTAGGAACCTATGCGCTTGAAATCCTCGACGACCTGCCCGACGTTGATTATATCTTCGTTCCGGTGGGGGCGGGAAGCGGAGTCTGCGGAACATGCATAGTGGCGAAAAGCATAAATCCGGAGATACAGGTCATTGCGGTTCAATCAGAAAAAGCTCCAACGATGCAGATGTCCTGGAAATCCGGGGAATTACTTTCGGGAGAAATGAAGACAACCGTAGAGGGAATATCGACGCGAGTCGCATTTGAAAACACACAGACTATAATGAAAAAATATTTGGATGACTTTCTCCTCGTTAGCGACGAAGCAATTTACGATTCTTTGAAGTTACTGATAGAACACACTCACAATTTGGTGGAGGGAGCCGGAGCGGCTCCGCTCGCAGGTGCGTTATCCATTAAAAACAAACTTTCAGGGAAAAAAGTGGTGCTCGTAATGAGCGGCGGCAATATCTCAACTTCCCGACTAATGGATATACTGAATTCCTGACAGCTTGCATCTGAACAACTCAATAAGTAGTATCCCGTTCAATTCTAAACCAAACCTTGCAAGGAACAAAACTGAAAGAACATTTTAATTGAACAGGACTTTCGTAGATCCTAAGACAACAAGACGGTGGATTCTTCTTGTCACGATATTGGGCTCAAGTCTTATCTTTATCGATGGGACGGTAGTAAACGTTGCGCTGCCCGGATTACAGGAAAGTCTGAACGCTAATGTCAGCGACGTTCAGTGGGTCATAGAGGGATATACTCTGATGCTGGCGTCTCTGATTCTCGTAGGCGGCTCACTGGGCGATAAATTCGGCAAGAGGCGAACTTTCATCATAGGCGTGAGCATCTTCACCACGGCTTCCCTTTTGTGTGGACTGGCAAGAAATATTGATGAACTGATCTACGCCCGGATATTTCAAGGAGCAGGCGGCGCTCTGCTGATCCCTGCAAGTTTAGCGATCTTGAGTTCGAGTTTTAATGACAGCACACGTGGAAAAGCGATAGGGACCTGGTCGAGCTTTACGGCGGTAACTGCCGCTCTCGGTCCTATTCTCGGAGGATGGCTGATAGAAAATTATTCGTGGAGATGGATCTTTTTTATCAACATTCCTATCGCAGCATTTGTATTGTACATAACTCTGACGAGGGTGCCCGAAACTGAGATCGAAGAGGATTCCGAACCTCTCGATTGGGTAGGCGCATTCCTGGTAACTATCGGATTAGGTTCGATCGTGTTCGGATTAATAGAGTCGGCGACTTTGGGACTCGACAGCTACATAGTAATCGGGATGGTATCCGGCGGCACGGTGATGTTGGTGATATTTTTGTTTGTCGAATCGAAGATTAAATCGCCGATGATGCCTTTGAGTCTATTCAGTTCCCGGACTTTTTCCGGCGCAAATATATTGACGTTTTTCCTGTATGCCGCTTTGAGCGGAGCGCTCTTCTTTTTTCCATTCAATCTTATCCAGCTTCAGGGTTACACAGCCACGGAAGCGGGGGCGGCATTTTTACCGTTGATAGTTTTTTTGTCTTTGTTGTCCCGATGGGCAGGGGGGCTGGTGGACAGGTATGGAGCTAAACTGCCTCTTGTTATAGGCCCCTTTATAGTAGCCGTCGGTTACCTGTTATTTGCGCTTCCCGGCATCGGCGGAAGCTACTGGACGACCTTTTTCCCGGGTTTAGTGACTCTTGGAGTAGGCATGGGAATCAGCGTGGCTCCTCTTACAACTGCGGTTATGAGCGCTGTAAGTCAAGATCGCTCCGGACTTGCGTCGGGAATAAACAATGCGGTAGCGAGAACCGCCGGTCTTCTCTCGATTGCGTTGATAGGAATAATGGTTTTAATCGCGTTTAACGGAGCGCTGGACACTAAAATTGATTCTATCGAAATGACTCGGGAACTCAGAGAGCACATTGATTCCGAACGAATTAAACTCGCGGGGATTCAATTACCGGAAGGAGTCGACAGATATACAGCGACCCGGATAAGAAGAGCGATAAACGAATCGTTTTTGTCCGCATTCCGGTTGGCGATGATAGTCTCGGCGATGTTGGCTTTTGCAAGTTCGGTCACCGCCGTATTGTTTATCAGCGGTAAAAAAGGTACGAAACCTGATCTAATTCCGGATTAGAAAGAGCTTAATTGCTCAGAAGGAAAACAACTGTCCGGAAGCTAACGATATTACCATGTTTTTTAGGGAAATACCCCTTCCGTCAAGGGGGAATCCGAAGTCAATTCTTGTAACTCTCGCTGTGGCGCTTTTGGTCACTTCCCACCTGAAGCCGAATCCGGCGGCGTATTTCAAGTCGGACAATTTAACAGACTCCGTTTCATCCCAAGCTCCTCCGGCATCAAGAAACAGTACTCCGCCGAATGAAAGCGTAAGAAATTTAATATCCGAAAATAATCGGTCTTCGAGATTCAACAGCAGGGTTTTTTCACCGAATATCGAATCTGAAATTGTATAACCCCTCAAACCGGATAGGTCCCGCAGCTTATAAATATCCGTCCG is a window encoding:
- a CDS encoding GYD domain-containing protein, which encodes MATYITLMKFTQKGVENIKGGPTRLDQAKKMFSSKGAELKEFFLVMGQYDAVVITEEPDDSTAAGLRLAIGSLGNVSTETMRAFTEEEYRDIIDGLA
- a CDS encoding MFS transporter, producing MNRTFVDPKTTRRWILLVTILGSSLIFIDGTVVNVALPGLQESLNANVSDVQWVIEGYTLMLASLILVGGSLGDKFGKRRTFIIGVSIFTTASLLCGLARNIDELIYARIFQGAGGALLIPASLAILSSSFNDSTRGKAIGTWSSFTAVTAALGPILGGWLIENYSWRWIFFINIPIAAFVLYITLTRVPETEIEEDSEPLDWVGAFLVTIGLGSIVFGLIESATLGLDSYIVIGMVSGGTVMLVIFLFVESKIKSPMMPLSLFSSRTFSGANILTFFLYAALSGALFFFPFNLIQLQGYTATEAGAAFLPLIVFLSLLSRWAGGLVDRYGAKLPLVIGPFIVAVGYLLFALPGIGGSYWTTFFPGLVTLGVGMGISVAPLTTAVMSAVSQDRSGLASGINNAVARTAGLLSIALIGIMVLIAFNGALDTKIDSIEMTRELREHIDSERIKLAGIQLPEGVDRYTATRIRRAINESFLSAFRLAMIVSAMLAFASSVTAVLFISGKKGTKPDLIPD
- a CDS encoding carbohydrate binding family 9 domain-containing protein; the encoded protein is MTSTLNTTKILLVVMLMMIILFSTALKAQDVIPLQRIFGDVKIDGISDEDAWQAIKPYPLIMNAPTFRGVLTEKTEIKIAYDDEFIYAAAKLYDSDPSGVMGNALDRDGSTPADDHFGLVLDSYNDNETALGFFTTPAGIRNEVAIYNDAESSGDPPWNNSWNTFWDVEVVKNDEGWFVEMRIPFSSLRFQDENGRVVMGLITWRYIARKNETAIYPAIPPKWDWAVVKPSVAQDVLLEGIYSQNPLYITPYGLGGGGHAYTLNDAETGYDFDDEPTKEFGVDVKYAVSSNLTLDATINTDFAQVEVDDEQVNLTRFSLFFPEKRLFFLERSSIFDFSTGGPTSLFYSRTIGLTEDGDPVRIYGGARLVGRIGSWDLGAINMQTAESSGLPSENFGVLRLRKNVINENSFIGGMLTSRLNDKGNNNIAAGIDGLYRVFGDDYFSFALAQSFDDTLSDAGFSSFNETARLRTSWKKRTNTGFGYNLSYSWSAPGYKPGIGFITREDYKRFGNSLFYGRFADKNSSIYNYIVRFNGEVYLRNSDESRESTNFGPQFNLSFKSGAFASVNFERRYEDLDEVFELSDDVSVPIGKYTFTTFNGFYQTPWGRNIRANFSVNAGTFFDGTQRSIGVEPSWSISPHLEIGGAYLFNRIRFDDRDQEFDGNIIRIKIKAALNTEITGNAFFQINSDTRQTSLNVRLRYNPREGNDLYIVYSELLNEDRSDVFPVPPSSESRSIIIKYSYTFQNLFF
- a CDS encoding threonine/serine dehydratase; the protein is MLTIDDIKAARQIVYKHLKPTPLYHYAGLSELLGTEVRVKHENHQPVGAFKVRGGLNLAASLNDDEKKAGLFTASSGNHGQSIAFACRAYGIKATIAVPENANPEKVALMRGLGAEVLFHGEDFDGAREWMAGIAREKGGRFISPTDDELICGVGTYALEILDDLPDVDYIFVPVGAGSGVCGTCIVAKSINPEIQVIAVQSEKAPTMQMSWKSGELLSGEMKTTVEGISTRVAFENTQTIMKKYLDDFLLVSDEAIYDSLKLLIEHTHNLVEGAGAAPLAGALSIKNKLSGKKVVLVMSGGNISTSRLMDILNS